In Rhizobium sp. BG4, the genomic stretch TGCATCAATGCTCTTCATGCCTGCGTTCATCAGCATGCCGTCGACATATTCATTGTGGCGCGTGCGCTTCAGGTAGGCCTGGGCGGTCGCTGCCGTCAGCCAGCCGCAGTGGCGGCCCATGACTTCGTGGATGACGAGGGTGCGCGGGGCGGCACTCTGTTCGTTGCTGACATTGTCGAAGAAATGCGCGCCGACTTCGGCTGCCGTCCAGGCGCCGAGCGACTGGCGGATCGGCACGACGTCGTTGTCGACTGTCTTCGGCAGGCCGACGACCGTCAGGTTATAGTTGTTGGCGGCGAGATAGGCGGCAAGGTCGGCGGCGGTCGTATTGGTGTCGTCGCCACCGATCGTGTGCAGGATGGTGACGCCGTCAGCGGCGAGACGCTCGGCTGCGACGCGCAGCGGGTTTTCGCCTTCCTTGACGAGGCCGCGCTTCACGCAATCGGCAGCGTTCGTCAGCTTGACGCGGCTGTTGCCGATCGGCGAGCCGCCATAGCGGTGCAGCAGCGGCGCCTTCTCGCGCATGTCCTTGGTGATCTTGATGCTGTCGCCGAGCAGGACGCCCTGATAGCCGGACTTGTAAGCGATCAGTTCGATATCGGGAGCGACGTCGCTATAGCGCTCGATGAGGCCGCCGACAGCGGAAGACAGACAGGGAGCGAGGCCTCCGGCGGTCAGCATTGCGACTTTCTGTTTGGCCATGTTCCCTCCATATCGACCTGAGATGCGCGATTGCGCACGGCTTAGCTAATGCATGCATGGGGCAGGGAAAGAGGCCTGTAAAGTAAAGAATTGACGAAAAGTCGGCACCGCTGGCGAAGCTCGGCCGGAAGCGCCGATATAATCGATTCAGAAGGCGATCGGATGCCGCCAAGATCTGTGGAAACTGTCTCACCGCAGACGGAAAATGCGGCGTCCCATCGGCAAACAATTACCGAATTGTGAAAAGTGTTTTCAACCTTACGACTAATCGCTGCCTTGCATTGGCAACGATTATTTGGTCATGGTGTTATCAGATATTGCGATGCGGGAAACTTCGATGTCCTTCTGGGAAAAACTGCTCAACGCCATTGGCAATACTGCGGGCAATGTGCTCTCCGCGGTGGTCGAGGCCGTGCGCACGGTTTTCGAAGGCGATCCCGAGACCCGCCGCAAGGTTGCCTTCTCCGTCGCTGTGATCGCGCTCTCCGCCAAGATGGCGAAGGCGGACGGTATCGTCAGCGAGAAGGAGGTTCAGGCCTTCCGCGATATTTTCGAATTTCCGCAGGATCAGGCCAAGAACGTCGCCCGTCTCTATAATCTGGCGCGCCAGGACGTTGCCGGCTACGAGGCCTATGCCGAGAAGCTGTCGTCGCTCTGCGTGACCTGCGCCGCAAACTGCCCGGTTCTGGAAGACGTTCTCGACGGTCTCTTCCATATCGCCAAGGCGGATGGGCTGATCCATGAGAAGGAAATGAACTTCCTTCGTCATATCGCCGAGATCTTCAAGATGAGCGAGCAGCGCTTCGAACAGATCGCCGCGCGCCACGTTTCGATCGGCCGCGATCCCTACAAGGTTCTCGGCGTCTCCTCCGCAGACGATTTCCCGACGATCCGCCGCCGCTATCTGGCGCTGGTGAGCGAAAACCATCCGGACCGGCTGGTGTCGCGCGGCGTCCCGGAAGAGTTTCATGCGATCGCCAACGAGCGTATGGCTGCCCTCAACGACGCCTATGCGGCGATCGAGAAGGAACGCCGCGCAGCATGACCGCTTTTACGGCAGACTACCGCAAGGCCTCCGTGAAGCCGTCGCCGAACCATGGCGAGCGGGCAGGGGGGCGGAAGCCGGATATCATTCTTCTCCACTATACCGGGATGTCGACGCCTGAATCGGCGCTCGACTGGCTCTGTCGCGAGGAAAGCCAGGTCTCGTCGCACTATTTCGTGCATGAAAACGGCGACGTCGTGCAGATGGTGCCGGAGACGCGCCGCGCTTGGCATGCAGGCAAGAGCGGCTGGCACGGCCAGGACGACGTCAATTCCGCGTCGATCGGCATCGAAATCGCCAATGCCGGCCATCCGGGCGGGTTGCCCGAATTCCCGAAAGAGCAGATTGCGGCAGTGATCGAACTGTGTCGGGATTGTGGCGAACGTTGGTCGATCCTGCCCGAAAGAGTGCTCGGACATTCCGATGTGGCGCCGGTTCGCAAGGTCGATCCGGGCGAGAGATTCCCCTGGGGAGAACTGCATAAAGCAGGCGTCGGGCACTGGGTCGAACCGGCGCCGATCACCGGTGGACGGTTCTTCCAGCGGGGTGACCGTGGGCAGCCGATCGAGGCCCTGCAGTCTATGCTGTCGCTCTATGGTTACGGCACGGAAATCACGGGTGAATTCTCCGACAAGATGGCCGGTGAGCTGGAGGCTTTTCAGCGCCATTTCCGCCCGGAGCGCGTGGATGGAATCGCCGACTTCTCGACGATCGATACGCTGCACCGGCTGCTTGGCGCACTGCCGCGCTATTCGTAAGCTGCGATCCGGTACTTTCACCGGCGAATTTGCAGATTCACACTTGAATTGTGCAGTGCCACATCATTTCCCTATTATCTCCTCATTGCGATGGTCTAACCCCTGCCGCTGAACGGCGTCCGCGGCCTTTGTGAAGTGTAGCGGCCAGACGTCAACTGAAACGATAAGAATTGCTGCGGCATGCAGTCATTCCTTGGCTGCGTGTTACCGTGAGACGGCGAGGCGCGCAGTCCGGCAATTCTTTGGGTCGGAGTGTCAAGACTACATGAGAAATGCGATTATTGGTGCTGCGGCATGCGTTGGCGTGCTGCTGGCAGGGTATAACTGTGCCTTCGCGGGCGAAGCAGATAATAAAACTGATAAGACTGAGACGGTTCAATTCAAGACCGTCGATCGCGACAGCGGCTATGCAATGCCTGACTTTGCGACCAACAAGTATTCGGTTCTCATCGCAAAATACGCAAAGCAGTATGACGTACCGGTGGCACTCGCCTCGGCCGTCGTGCGCGTCGAAAGCAACTTCAATCCGAATGCACGCGGCAGCGCCGGCGAAATCGGCCTGATGCAGATCAAGCCGGCAACGGCACGGATGATGGGCTATGCCGGTACCAAGAAGGGCCTCTTCGATCCGGAAACCAACATCAAGTACGGCATGAAATATCTCTCCATGGCCCATGAGCTCGGCGGCGGCGAAACCTGCGGCACGATCCTCAAGTACAATGCCGGCCATGCCGCCAAGCGCATGAACCCGGTCTCCAAGGCCTATTGCGGCAAGGTTCTGGCGCTTCTCTGAGAGCGCCCCTAACCGGCTGATGCGGAATCCTTTTCCGCTCGCGCTTCAGAAAATGATTCAACTTGCCGGCCGCAATGTCTGACGTCGCAGAAGCGAGGTGAGACATGGCCGGGTTGATGACGGGCAGATGCCGGCGGCCATGACGGCTCACCGCCTTGCCGCCCATCCCGCAGGCGGCTATCCCTATCCCCGGATTTCCGGAATCCTATTCCGGCAGGGCAGGGAAGGCAGGCATGGCAGCGGATTTCAAATATATCGTCGTCGGCCGCGGCATGATGGGCGCGGCTGCCGCAAAATATCTCGCCATGCAGGCGGATGGCGTCGCGGTCATCGGTCCGGATGAGCCGGAGAATCGCAGGGCGCATCAGGGCGTCTTCGCCAGCCACTATGACGAAGGCCGCATCACCCGCACCGTCGATCCCGACCGGGACTGGGCGCGGCTCGCCAATCGCTCCATTGCGCGCTACGCAGAGATCGCTGCCGAAAGCGGCATCGATTTCTATACCGAGGCGGGCTGCGTCGTCGTTGCTCCCGCCGGTTCCGACTACACCCGCGATACCAAGAATGCGGCGGATTCGCTCAATGTCGAGACACGCATGCTTGATGGCGCTGCCCTGAAGCAGGCCTTCCCCTATTTCGCGCTGCCGCAGGGTTGCGAGGGCGTCTTCCAGCGCGAGGATGCCGGCTATATCAGCCCGCGGCGGTTGGTGAGG encodes the following:
- a CDS encoding pyrophosphate--fructose-6-phosphate 1-phosphotransferase produces the protein MAKQKVAMLTAGGLAPCLSSAVGGLIERYSDVAPDIELIAYKSGYQGVLLGDSIKITKDMREKAPLLHRYGGSPIGNSRVKLTNAADCVKRGLVKEGENPLRVAAERLAADGVTILHTIGGDDTNTTAADLAAYLAANNYNLTVVGLPKTVDNDVVPIRQSLGAWTAAEVGAHFFDNVSNEQSAAPRTLVIHEVMGRHCGWLTAATAQAYLKRTRHNEYVDGMLMNAGMKSIDAVYLPETAFDLQAEAARLKEIMDRTGHATVFVSEGACLDAIVAEREAAGETIKRDAFGHVKIDTINVGGWFQKQFASLLNAERSLVQKSGYFARSAPANAEDLRLIQSMTDLAVESALNKVSGVTGHDEDQNGKLRTIEFPRIKGGKAFDTSAKWFAELMDQIGQKYRAA
- a CDS encoding DnaJ family molecular chaperone, whose product is MSFWEKLLNAIGNTAGNVLSAVVEAVRTVFEGDPETRRKVAFSVAVIALSAKMAKADGIVSEKEVQAFRDIFEFPQDQAKNVARLYNLARQDVAGYEAYAEKLSSLCVTCAANCPVLEDVLDGLFHIAKADGLIHEKEMNFLRHIAEIFKMSEQRFEQIAARHVSIGRDPYKVLGVSSADDFPTIRRRYLALVSENHPDRLVSRGVPEEFHAIANERMAALNDAYAAIEKERRAA
- a CDS encoding N-acetylmuramoyl-L-alanine amidase → MTAFTADYRKASVKPSPNHGERAGGRKPDIILLHYTGMSTPESALDWLCREESQVSSHYFVHENGDVVQMVPETRRAWHAGKSGWHGQDDVNSASIGIEIANAGHPGGLPEFPKEQIAAVIELCRDCGERWSILPERVLGHSDVAPVRKVDPGERFPWGELHKAGVGHWVEPAPITGGRFFQRGDRGQPIEALQSMLSLYGYGTEITGEFSDKMAGELEAFQRHFRPERVDGIADFSTIDTLHRLLGALPRYS
- a CDS encoding lytic transglycosylase domain-containing protein, yielding MRNAIIGAAACVGVLLAGYNCAFAGEADNKTDKTETVQFKTVDRDSGYAMPDFATNKYSVLIAKYAKQYDVPVALASAVVRVESNFNPNARGSAGEIGLMQIKPATARMMGYAGTKKGLFDPETNIKYGMKYLSMAHELGGGETCGTILKYNAGHAAKRMNPVSKAYCGKVLALL